One window of Podarcis raffonei isolate rPodRaf1 chromosome 15, rPodRaf1.pri, whole genome shotgun sequence genomic DNA carries:
- the BTG4 gene encoding protein BTG4 → MKDEIAATVFFITRLVKKHNVLTKQQMERFASKLMAAMFEMYKSHWYPDKPSKGQAFRCIRINQFNPRDPLLERACLESNVDFSSLGLPKEMTIWVDPFDVCCRYGENNQPFTVAHFEEDKKDHDVPQQIRQAVDKAEALDCPSSICSDEEGATVEPQNIPTVSNPNSVYQCHEPFQLWSQYPRRKLHVPDGSHQHPTSTCCLQCKGYKVCRPSSTFTGPRVDRYHWVNSNR, encoded by the exons ATGAAGGATGAAATAGCTGCCACGGTCTTCTTCATCACACGCTTAGTGAAGAAGCACAACGTGCTGACTAAGCAGCAAATGGAGAGGTTTGCGTCCAAGTTGATGGCAGCTATGTTTGAGATGTACAAGAGCCACTGGTACCCTGACAAGCCTTCAAAAGGGCAAGCCTTTAG GTGTATAAGGATAAACCAGTTCAACCCAAGAGACCCTCTGCTAGAGCGGGCATGTTTGGAGAGCAACGTCGACTTCAGCAGCCTTGGATTACCAAAGGAGATGACCATTTGGGTCGATCCATTTGATGTATGCTGCAG ATATGGGGAGAATAACCAGCCTTTTACAGTGGCTCACTTTGAAGAGGACAAAAAGGACCACGATGTCCCTCAGCAAATCAGGCAGGCTGTGGATAAGGCAGAGGCCCTGGACTGCCCCTCCAGCATCTGCTCTGATGAGGAGGGAGCCACTGTCGAGCCCCAAAACATCCCCACTGTGAGCAACCCAAACAGCGTCTACCAG TGCCATGAGCCATTTCAGCTATGGTCCCAGTATCCTCGGCGAAAGCTTCATGTACCTGATGGATCCCACCAGCATCCCACCAGTACATGCTGCCTTCAGTGCAAGGGCTACAAAGTCTGTCGGCCGTCATCCACCTTCACTGGTCCACGAGTAGACAGATACCACTGGGTCAACTCCAATCGATAA